One window from the genome of Tolypothrix sp. NIES-4075 encodes:
- the psaA gene encoding photosystem I core protein PsaA — MTISPPEREEKKARVIVDNDPVPTSFERWATPGHFDRNLARGPKTTTWIWNLHALAHDFDTHTSDLEDISRKIFAAHFGHLSVVFIWLSGMIFHGAKFSNYEAWLSDPLNIKPSAQVVWPIVGQDILNGDVGGGFHGIQITSGLFQIWRGWGITNSFQLYCTAIGGLVMAALMLFAGWFHYHKRAPKLEWFQNVESMLNHHLAVLLGCGSLGWAGHIIHVSAPINKLLDAGVSIKDVPLPHEFILNKDLLIELFPSFANGLTPFWTLNWGQYADFLTFKGGLNPVTGGLWMTDIAHHHLAIAVVFLIAGHQYRTNWGIGHSMREILENHKGPFTGDGHRGLYENMTTSWHAQLGTNLAMLGSLTIIVAHHMYAMPPYPYLATDYATQLCIFTHHMWIGAFCIVGGAAHATIFMVRDYDPVVNRNNVLDRVIRHRDAIISHLNWVCMFLGFHSFGLYIHNDTMRALGRPQDMFSDTAIQLQPVFAQWVQNIHTLAPGGTAPNALEPVSYAFGGGILAVGGKVAMMPIALGTADFMIHHIHAFQIHVTVLILLKGFLFARGSRLIPDKANLGFRFPCDGPGRGGTCQVSGWDHVFLGLFWMYNTISIAIFHFSWKMQSDVWGTVDSDGVVSHLTGGNFAESAITINGWLRDFLWAQAVQVINSYGSALSAYGLLFLGGHFVWAFSLMFLFSGRGYWQELIESIVWAHNKLKVAPSIQPRALSIIQGRAVGVAHYLLGGIVTTWAFFHAHILTLG; from the coding sequence GACAGAAACCTTGCTAGAGGTCCAAAAACCACCACCTGGATTTGGAACCTGCACGCGCTCGCCCACGACTTTGATACACATACCAGCGATTTAGAAGACATATCCCGCAAAATATTTGCAGCACACTTCGGGCACTTATCCGTAGTGTTCATCTGGTTGAGCGGGATGATATTCCACGGCGCGAAGTTTTCGAACTACGAAGCCTGGTTAAGCGACCCCTTGAACATTAAGCCAAGTGCTCAGGTCGTTTGGCCCATTGTGGGACAAGATATTTTGAATGGTGATGTCGGTGGTGGCTTCCACGGTATCCAAATCACCTCAGGCTTGTTTCAAATCTGGCGTGGCTGGGGTATTACAAACTCCTTCCAGCTATACTGCACTGCCATTGGCGGCTTAGTGATGGCAGCGTTAATGCTGTTTGCTGGCTGGTTCCACTACCACAAGCGCGCTCCCAAACTGGAATGGTTCCAGAATGTCGAGTCGATGCTGAATCACCACTTAGCAGTATTGCTGGGTTGCGGTTCTTTGGGATGGGCAGGTCACATCATCCACGTATCCGCTCCGATTAATAAGCTTTTGGATGCAGGTGTGTCGATTAAAGACGTACCTTTGCCCCACGAGTTCATCCTGAACAAAGACTTATTAATCGAGTTGTTCCCCAGCTTTGCCAATGGGTTGACACCGTTCTGGACGTTGAACTGGGGTCAGTATGCTGACTTCCTGACTTTCAAAGGCGGTCTGAACCCAGTTACTGGCGGCTTGTGGATGACAGATATTGCTCATCACCATTTAGCGATCGCTGTCGTCTTCCTGATTGCTGGTCACCAATACCGCACCAACTGGGGTATCGGTCACAGCATGAGAGAGATCCTCGAAAACCACAAAGGTCCCTTCACAGGCGATGGTCACAGAGGTCTCTACGAAAATATGACCACATCGTGGCACGCTCAGTTAGGAACAAACCTCGCAATGCTGGGTTCCCTAACGATCATCGTGGCACACCACATGTACGCGATGCCACCGTATCCGTACTTGGCAACCGACTACGCGACACAGTTGTGTATCTTCACTCACCACATGTGGATTGGAGCCTTCTGTATCGTAGGCGGTGCGGCTCACGCTACTATATTTATGGTGCGGGATTACGATCCTGTAGTGAACCGAAACAACGTGCTGGATCGGGTGATTCGTCACCGAGATGCAATCATCTCTCACCTCAACTGGGTTTGTATGTTCCTCGGCTTCCATAGCTTTGGATTGTACATTCACAATGACACGATGCGTGCCTTGGGTCGTCCCCAAGACATGTTCTCAGATACAGCAATTCAATTACAGCCAGTATTTGCTCAGTGGGTACAAAACATACACACATTAGCACCTGGCGGTACCGCTCCCAATGCTCTAGAACCTGTAAGCTATGCTTTCGGTGGCGGAATTTTGGCTGTAGGCGGTAAAGTGGCAATGATGCCGATAGCGTTGGGTACGGCGGACTTCATGATCCACCACATTCACGCATTCCAAATTCATGTCACAGTCCTGATTCTGTTAAAAGGATTTCTGTTTGCTCGCGGTTCTCGTCTGATTCCAGACAAAGCAAACCTCGGCTTCCGTTTTCCTTGCGATGGTCCTGGTCGTGGCGGTACTTGTCAGGTATCCGGTTGGGATCACGTATTCCTCGGTTTATTCTGGATGTACAACACCATTTCGATCGCAATTTTCCACTTTAGTTGGAAAATGCAATCAGATGTCTGGGGTACGGTAGACAGTGATGGAGTAGTGTCTCACCTGACTGGTGGTAACTTCGCCGAAAGTGCCATCACAATCAACGGCTGGTTGCGTGATTTCTTGTGGGCACAAGCTGTACAAGTGATCAACTCTTACGGCAGTGCGCTGTCAGCTTATGGTCTACTTTTCTTAGGCGGTCACTTTGTTTGGGCATTTAGCTTGATGTTCTTGTTCAGCGGTCGCGGCTACTGGCAAGAACTGATTGAGTCCATCGTTTGGGCGCATAATAAATTGAAGGTAGCACCATCAATTCAGCCTCGCGCTTTGAGTATTATTCAAGGTCGTGCTGTTGGGGTGGCTCACTATCTCTTAGGAGGAATTGTTACCACCTGGGCATTCTTCCACGCACACATACTTACACTAGGCTAG